CCTTGGCGCAGAAGCCGAGATCTTCCACGGTCAGCAGCACGGTGGACGTGAAGGAGTCGTAGAGCTGGCACACATCGATGTCAGCCGGACCGACACCCGCCTGCGCGAATGCCCGAGGACCCGAGCGGGCGGCGGGCGACGTCGTGAAATCGGGCCATTGGCTCATGCTCACGTGGGATGTCGCGTCCGCCGCCCCGAGAATCCAGACCGGCTCTTTCGCACAATCCATGGCCACCCGTTCGCTCGCAAGGACGACCGCGCCGCCGCCGTCGGTGCGCAGGCACACGTGCTTGGCGGTGAACGGGTCGGCCAGCATCGGAGCGGCCTCGACGTCCGCGACGGTGATGCGGTCGCGCTCAAACGCCTCCGCGTTCATGGCGGCCCACTCGTGGGCGGCGACGGCGACTTCCGCCAATTGTTCGACGGTGGTGCCGAATTCGATCATGTGTCGCCTGGCCGCCATCGCGTACTTGGCGATCAACGTCGCCCCATAAGGCGCCTCGTACTGCAGGGTGCCGCCGGTGCCCATCGCGGCCGCGGACGCGCGGGCCCGGCGCTTGACGTCCGAGCGCGCGGTGGACCCGTAGGTCAGCAAGGCGACCTCGATTTCGCCCGCCGCGATCGCGGCCGCGGCGTGACTGGCCATCACTTCCCACGAGGATCCTCCGACATTGGTCGCGTCGACCCAATCGGGTTGTAGGCCGAGATACTCGCTGACTTCGACCGGCGGAAGCAACGTCCCGTGCGCGCCTAACCCGTCGATGTCTTGCTTTGTCAGGCCGGCATCGATGACCGCGCGCCGCGAGGACTGCGCCATCAGCGCCATGGCGGTCTTGTCGGGAACTCGGCCGCAGTCGGAAAGGGCTGCGCCCACGATGGCGACGCGATTCGACGGCATAGCTCATGGTTATCACACCGCCGCCCGCTCGATAACGGCAGTTCGCAGAAACATGGAAACCGCATTCTCGTTCAGCTACCGTGAGCCTATGACGACGGCGCTGCGCGACGCCCTGCGCGGACAATCGCTTGTGCTGTGCCTGGCTCTGCTCAACTCACGCACCCCCGACGTTCCCGCGGTTGCGGCGGCATGCGGGTACGACGCTGTGTATGTCGACCTCGAACACACATCTACGTCGCTGGAGAGCGCACAGATGCTGTGCATGAGCGCGCTCGGAGCGGGGATCTCGGGTCTGGTGCGGGTGCCGTCGCATGACCCTAGCGTGATTGCCCGGGTGCTTGATGGTGGGGCAGTGGGAATCATTGCCCCGCACGTGAATTCGAAAGTAGAGGCGGAGGCCATCGTCCACGCCGCGCGTTTTCCGCCGATTGGGCATCGGTCGATATCGGGCCCGAATGCGGTCAGCGGATTCCAGCAACGTGCGCCGTCGCAATTGGTGGAGGTGCTCGAACGTCGCACGGTTGTTGCCGTGATGGTCGAGACCCCGCAAGCCGTCGATGCAGCCGAATCCATCGCCGCAGTCGAAGGTATCGACATGATCCTCGTCGGACCGAGCGATCTGACCGCCGAAATGGGCATCCACGGGCAGTATGAGAATCCCCATTTCCATAGTGCAGTAGAATCGGTGGCGGCGGCTTGTCGTAGTCACGGCGTGGCGCTCGGGATGGCCGGAATAAAGTCCCTTGAACTGCTCAGTCGGTTCGTGGGACTGGGATTGCGGTTCATCTCGGCGGGGACTGACATCGGGATGATGACGGAGGCGGCCGCAAAGCGCGCAGCAGCGCTCCGCGGGCTGGACGCATCACCGCGGGAACCGATTTGACGAGAGATCAATAGCGCACGTGAGCCAACCCATCAGGAGGACCGGATGCCGACAGCCATCTACACCGAACCCGTCACTGACACGATGGCGTGGACTGGAGCCGACTTCACCAGCAAGGAGGACTTCGCCTTCGACCTGTCGGCCCGCAATGTGGCTGCGCTGGAATCGATCCTGGCCAAGACGGCGCACAAGGACCGGGATGACATCACGCCCGAGGATGCTCGGCACCCGGATCTCGATGACGATCTGGCCCGGCTCTA
This Mycobacterium simiae DNA region includes the following protein-coding sequences:
- a CDS encoding HpcH/HpaI aldolase family protein, whose product is METAFSFSYREPMTTALRDALRGQSLVLCLALLNSRTPDVPAVAAACGYDAVYVDLEHTSTSLESAQMLCMSALGAGISGLVRVPSHDPSVIARVLDGGAVGIIAPHVNSKVEAEAIVHAARFPPIGHRSISGPNAVSGFQQRAPSQLVEVLERRTVVAVMVETPQAVDAAESIAAVEGIDMILVGPSDLTAEMGIHGQYENPHFHSAVESVAAACRSHGVALGMAGIKSLELLSRFVGLGLRFISAGTDIGMMTEAAAKRAAALRGLDASPREPI
- a CDS encoding acetyl-CoA acetyltransferase, producing the protein MPSNRVAIVGAALSDCGRVPDKTAMALMAQSSRRAVIDAGLTKQDIDGLGAHGTLLPPVEVSEYLGLQPDWVDATNVGGSSWEVMASHAAAAIAAGEIEVALLTYGSTARSDVKRRARASAAAMGTGGTLQYEAPYGATLIAKYAMAARRHMIEFGTTVEQLAEVAVAAHEWAAMNAEAFERDRITVADVEAAPMLADPFTAKHVCLRTDGGGAVVLASERVAMDCAKEPVWILGAADATSHVSMSQWPDFTTSPAARSGPRAFAQAGVGPADIDVCQLYDSFTSTVLLTVEDLGFCAKGEGGPFVASGALRPGGALPTNTDGGGLASCHPGMRGMFLMVEAVRQLRGECGPRQVSGASLACVHAMGGFFTHSATMILGRQ